A genomic window from Punica granatum isolate Tunisia-2019 chromosome 2, ASM765513v2, whole genome shotgun sequence includes:
- the LOC116195765 gene encoding B3 domain-containing protein Os01g0234100-like isoform X1: MYTLKSEDFSSILEPVSSPTPRESKRQKRLMVDDLYHYDHVGVKSSTMERAEEFTRSLTPPGLQTFLKTMVRSNVATGFWLHLPMGFCKAHMPRHNSTVILEDENGEKYEVHYIMDKTALSAGWKLFTTARKLVEGDVVIFQLVEPCRFKVYIVRADEKSVADGMPELDASAGQIAPANDAKRKVVQHRVRRRKSKPSRNRSLVVAETQITSAQDNESKEVSEDPSLVTNEGTRILANCSPDFEEAKSTGNFTILVNSTAIDSELSETQRTKYYELCMTQNSYLHGNLLKSISPKLAAEIISETVNIAGLIRACDISTSEEEYSVWDKTLEGFEMLGMRVGFLRTRLGRLRELASEFQKYKNVETQREIAEQELRAIREELSQLKELRSRLDSEIEALKASVERHEHIFQQEASAAW; encoded by the exons ATGTATACTCTGAAATCCGAG GACTTCTCGTCAATTCTTGAGCCTGTGTCATCTCCTACTCCACGGGAGTCTAAAAG GCAAAAGAGACTCATGGTCGATGATCTATATCACTATGACCATGTTGGAGTCAAATCTTCCACCATGGAGCGAGCAGAGGAGTTCACGAGAAGTCTCACTCCTCCTGGTTTGCAGACTTTTCTGAAGACTATGGTCCGGTCTAATGTTGCAACTGGATTTTGGCTG CATCTTCCAATGGGTTTCTGCAAAGCCCACATGCCTCGGCATAATTCAACTGTTATTTTGGAAGACGAGAATGGGGAAAAATACGAAGTGCATTATATCATGGACAAGACAGCGTTAAGTGCTGGATGGAAACTGTTCACGACTGCTCGGAAATTGGTGGAGGGCGATGTAGTTATCTTCCAGCTTGTTGAACCATGCAGGTTTAAG GTGTACATTGTTAGAGCAGATGAAAAATCAGTAGCAGATGGGATGCCGGAACTAGATGCAAGCGCTGGACAAATTGCTCCTG CAAACGACGCCAAAAGGAAAGTTGTGCAGCACAGAGTTCGGAGGAGGAAATCGAAACCTTCAAGAAACAGAAGTCTGGTCGTGGCAGAAACTCAGATTACTTCTGCACAAGATAATGAGTCCAAGGAGGTCAGTGAGGATCCCAGTCTAGTCACTAATGAAGGGACTAGAATTTTAGCAAATTGCAGTCCTGATTTCGAAGAAGCAAAATCCACAGGCAACTTCACCATTCTTGTGAATAGCACGGCTATTGACTCAGAGCTTTCTGAAACTCAGAGGACAAAGTATTATGAGCTGTGCATGACCCAGAACTCGTATCTCCATGGAAATCTTCTCAAGAGCATTAGCCCTAAATTGGCAGCGGAAATAATATCCGAAACAGTGAATATTGCAGGCTTGATCAGAGCTTGCGATATTTCCACCTCAGAGGAAGAATATTCTGTATGGGACAAGACCCTGGAAGGGTTCGAGATGTTGGGCATGAGAGTTGGGTTCCTGAGAACCCGTCTGGGCCGGCTGAGGGAACTCGCTTCGGAGTTTCAGAAGTATAAAAATGTCGAAACCCAAAGAGAAATTGCAGAGCAGGAACTGAGGGCTATTAGAGAGGAGCTTTCCCAACTGAAGGAGCTGAGGAGTAGACTCGACTCCGAGATTGAGGCTCTGAAGGCGAGTGTTGAGAGGCATGAACATATCTTCCAACAGGAGGCCAGTGCCGCATGGTGA
- the LOC116195765 gene encoding B3 domain-containing protein Os01g0234100-like isoform X2: MVDDLYHYDHVGVKSSTMERAEEFTRSLTPPGLQTFLKTMVRSNVATGFWLHLPMGFCKAHMPRHNSTVILEDENGEKYEVHYIMDKTALSAGWKLFTTARKLVEGDVVIFQLVEPCRFKVYIVRADEKSVADGMPELDASAGQIAPANDAKRKVVQHRVRRRKSKPSRNRSLVVAETQITSAQDNESKEVSEDPSLVTNEGTRILANCSPDFEEAKSTGNFTILVNSTAIDSELSETQRTKYYELCMTQNSYLHGNLLKSISPKLAAEIISETVNIAGLIRACDISTSEEEYSVWDKTLEGFEMLGMRVGFLRTRLGRLRELASEFQKYKNVETQREIAEQELRAIREELSQLKELRSRLDSEIEALKASVERHEHIFQQEASAAW; encoded by the exons ATGGTCGATGATCTATATCACTATGACCATGTTGGAGTCAAATCTTCCACCATGGAGCGAGCAGAGGAGTTCACGAGAAGTCTCACTCCTCCTGGTTTGCAGACTTTTCTGAAGACTATGGTCCGGTCTAATGTTGCAACTGGATTTTGGCTG CATCTTCCAATGGGTTTCTGCAAAGCCCACATGCCTCGGCATAATTCAACTGTTATTTTGGAAGACGAGAATGGGGAAAAATACGAAGTGCATTATATCATGGACAAGACAGCGTTAAGTGCTGGATGGAAACTGTTCACGACTGCTCGGAAATTGGTGGAGGGCGATGTAGTTATCTTCCAGCTTGTTGAACCATGCAGGTTTAAG GTGTACATTGTTAGAGCAGATGAAAAATCAGTAGCAGATGGGATGCCGGAACTAGATGCAAGCGCTGGACAAATTGCTCCTG CAAACGACGCCAAAAGGAAAGTTGTGCAGCACAGAGTTCGGAGGAGGAAATCGAAACCTTCAAGAAACAGAAGTCTGGTCGTGGCAGAAACTCAGATTACTTCTGCACAAGATAATGAGTCCAAGGAGGTCAGTGAGGATCCCAGTCTAGTCACTAATGAAGGGACTAGAATTTTAGCAAATTGCAGTCCTGATTTCGAAGAAGCAAAATCCACAGGCAACTTCACCATTCTTGTGAATAGCACGGCTATTGACTCAGAGCTTTCTGAAACTCAGAGGACAAAGTATTATGAGCTGTGCATGACCCAGAACTCGTATCTCCATGGAAATCTTCTCAAGAGCATTAGCCCTAAATTGGCAGCGGAAATAATATCCGAAACAGTGAATATTGCAGGCTTGATCAGAGCTTGCGATATTTCCACCTCAGAGGAAGAATATTCTGTATGGGACAAGACCCTGGAAGGGTTCGAGATGTTGGGCATGAGAGTTGGGTTCCTGAGAACCCGTCTGGGCCGGCTGAGGGAACTCGCTTCGGAGTTTCAGAAGTATAAAAATGTCGAAACCCAAAGAGAAATTGCAGAGCAGGAACTGAGGGCTATTAGAGAGGAGCTTTCCCAACTGAAGGAGCTGAGGAGTAGACTCGACTCCGAGATTGAGGCTCTGAAGGCGAGTGTTGAGAGGCATGAACATATCTTCCAACAGGAGGCCAGTGCCGCATGGTGA
- the LOC116195541 gene encoding probable LRR receptor-like serine/threonine-protein kinase At1g67720 isoform X2, translated as MPILRDLRFFPDNSARKYCYMIPVSKGGKYLIRTSYFYGGFDGGTVPPVFDQIVDGTKWSTVDTREDYAKGLTSYYELVVAAMGKILSVCLARTPQTVSDPFISVLEVEYLDDSAYNSTDFKKYALGTVARTTFGNNEDDMIGYPDDQYNRYWHPFMDNNPTVGSKSIIEPFSFWNVPPVKAFSTALTTSRGKTLKIQWPQGSLPKSLYYISLYFQDSRTKSPYSWRVFDVSINGNKFYSKLNVTTDGVSVFAAEWPLSGQTEIEMTPGDGVPVGPLINAGEVFQLLPMGGRTLTRDVMAMEDLAETFDNPPSDWSGDPCLPKDHSWTGVTCSDGNLARVVSLNLTGIGLSGTLPSTLGNLTALSTLWLGGNKLSGNIPDMGTMRELKSLHLENNQFEGPIPKSLGELPEIQEIFLQNNKFTGGIPENMRRNGLTIKV; from the exons ATGCCCATCCTCAGAGACCTCAGATTCTTCCCAGACAATTCCGCCAGGAAGTACTGTTACATGATCCCCGTGAGCAAGGGCGGGAAGTACCTCATTAGGACTTCCTACTTCTATGGTGGGTTTGATGGCGGGACAGTCCCTCCGGTGTTTGATCAGATTGTCGATGGCACCAAGTGGAGCACCGTTGACACCAGGGAGGATTACGCCAAGGGGCTGACAAGCTATTACGAGCTTGTTGTTGCTGCCATGGGGAAGATCCTAAGTGTCTGCCTTGCACGGACCCCGCAGACTGTCTCGGACCCATTCATCTCGGTCCTGGAGGTAGAGTACCTCGACGATTCAGCGTACAACTCAACAGATTTCAAGAAATACGCTCTTGGAACGGTGGCTAGGACCACATTTGGGAACAACGAGGATGACATGATTGG TTATCCAGATGATCAATACAACCGGTACTGGCATCCCTTCATGGACAATAACCCGACAGTCGGTAGCAAGTCCATTATAGAGCCTTTCAGCTTCTGGAACGTCCCTCCAGTGAAGGCCTTCTCGACTGCTCTAACAACTAGCCGAGGGAAGACCCTGAAGATCCAGTGGCCCCAGGGTTCACTCCCCAAGAGCCTCTACTATATCTCGCTGTACTTCCAGGACAGCCGAACCAAGAGCCCCTACAGTTGGAGGGTTTTCGACGTCTCAATAAATGGGAACAAGTTCTATTCGAAACTCAATGTCACAACTGATGGGGTTTCTGTGTTCGCTGCAGAGTGGCCTCTGTCTGGGCAGACCGAGATCGAGATGACTCCTGGGGACGGAGTTCCTGTGGGGCCATTAATCAATGCTGGCGAGGTTTTCCAGTTATTGCCTATGGGTGGAAGAACGCTTACTCGAGATG TGATGGCCATGGAAGATTTGGCTGAAACTTTTGACAACCCACCTTCCGATTGGAGTGGAGATCCCTGTCTTCCTAAGGATCACTCATGGACTGGAGTTACCTGTTCCGATGGAAACCTTGCTCGGGTTGTCAGTTT GAACTTAACAGGAATTGGGCTATCCGGAACTCTGCCTTCCACCTTGGGGAACTTAACCGCATTATCAACCCT GTGGCTGGGGGGTAACAAGCTCTCCGGAAATATCCCGGACATGGGGACCATGAGGGAACTTAAGAGCCT gCATTTGGAGAATAACCAATTTGAAGGTCCAATACCAAAGTCACTGGGCGAACTCCCAGAAATCCAGGAAAT ATTTCTCCAGAACAACAAGTTTACTGGTGGCATCCCTGAGAACATGCGGAGAAACGGCTTAACTATTAA gGTTTAG
- the LOC116195541 gene encoding probable LRR receptor-like serine/threonine-protein kinase At1g67720 isoform X1: MAIHHLPLNPSFSLFFSQKQKLPPKFNFFSSFLGKTNPVPGTEKMSLPIFLLWLFSIPLPFAQSLPAPRGFLINCGASNTTTSGNLTYVPDDGFTAAGNKTTIKNPDVMPILRDLRFFPDNSARKYCYMIPVSKGGKYLIRTSYFYGGFDGGTVPPVFDQIVDGTKWSTVDTREDYAKGLTSYYELVVAAMGKILSVCLARTPQTVSDPFISVLEVEYLDDSAYNSTDFKKYALGTVARTTFGNNEDDMIGYPDDQYNRYWHPFMDNNPTVGSKSIIEPFSFWNVPPVKAFSTALTTSRGKTLKIQWPQGSLPKSLYYISLYFQDSRTKSPYSWRVFDVSINGNKFYSKLNVTTDGVSVFAAEWPLSGQTEIEMTPGDGVPVGPLINAGEVFQLLPMGGRTLTRDVMAMEDLAETFDNPPSDWSGDPCLPKDHSWTGVTCSDGNLARVVSLNLTGIGLSGTLPSTLGNLTALSTLWLGGNKLSGNIPDMGTMRELKSLHLENNQFEGPIPKSLGELPEIQEIFLQNNKFTGGIPENMRRNGLTIKV; the protein is encoded by the exons ATGGCCATCCATCATCTTCCCCTCAATCcatccttctctctcttcttttctcaAAAGCAAAAACTTCCCCCgaagttcaattttttttcctcttttctggGCAAAACAAATCCTGTCCCAGGAACAGAGAAGATGTCTCTGCCCATCTTCCTCCTATGGCTATTCAGCATCCCTCTCCCCTTTGCCCAGTCCCTACCTGCCCCAAGAG GGTTCCTGATAAACTGTGGGGCATCTAACACGACAACCTCGGGGAACCTGACGTACGTACCGGATGATGGGTTCACGGCAGCCGGGAACAAGACCACCATAAAGAACCCGGACGTCATGCCCATCCTCAGAGACCTCAGATTCTTCCCAGACAATTCCGCCAGGAAGTACTGTTACATGATCCCCGTGAGCAAGGGCGGGAAGTACCTCATTAGGACTTCCTACTTCTATGGTGGGTTTGATGGCGGGACAGTCCCTCCGGTGTTTGATCAGATTGTCGATGGCACCAAGTGGAGCACCGTTGACACCAGGGAGGATTACGCCAAGGGGCTGACAAGCTATTACGAGCTTGTTGTTGCTGCCATGGGGAAGATCCTAAGTGTCTGCCTTGCACGGACCCCGCAGACTGTCTCGGACCCATTCATCTCGGTCCTGGAGGTAGAGTACCTCGACGATTCAGCGTACAACTCAACAGATTTCAAGAAATACGCTCTTGGAACGGTGGCTAGGACCACATTTGGGAACAACGAGGATGACATGATTGG TTATCCAGATGATCAATACAACCGGTACTGGCATCCCTTCATGGACAATAACCCGACAGTCGGTAGCAAGTCCATTATAGAGCCTTTCAGCTTCTGGAACGTCCCTCCAGTGAAGGCCTTCTCGACTGCTCTAACAACTAGCCGAGGGAAGACCCTGAAGATCCAGTGGCCCCAGGGTTCACTCCCCAAGAGCCTCTACTATATCTCGCTGTACTTCCAGGACAGCCGAACCAAGAGCCCCTACAGTTGGAGGGTTTTCGACGTCTCAATAAATGGGAACAAGTTCTATTCGAAACTCAATGTCACAACTGATGGGGTTTCTGTGTTCGCTGCAGAGTGGCCTCTGTCTGGGCAGACCGAGATCGAGATGACTCCTGGGGACGGAGTTCCTGTGGGGCCATTAATCAATGCTGGCGAGGTTTTCCAGTTATTGCCTATGGGTGGAAGAACGCTTACTCGAGATG TGATGGCCATGGAAGATTTGGCTGAAACTTTTGACAACCCACCTTCCGATTGGAGTGGAGATCCCTGTCTTCCTAAGGATCACTCATGGACTGGAGTTACCTGTTCCGATGGAAACCTTGCTCGGGTTGTCAGTTT GAACTTAACAGGAATTGGGCTATCCGGAACTCTGCCTTCCACCTTGGGGAACTTAACCGCATTATCAACCCT GTGGCTGGGGGGTAACAAGCTCTCCGGAAATATCCCGGACATGGGGACCATGAGGGAACTTAAGAGCCT gCATTTGGAGAATAACCAATTTGAAGGTCCAATACCAAAGTCACTGGGCGAACTCCCAGAAATCCAGGAAAT ATTTCTCCAGAACAACAAGTTTACTGGTGGCATCCCTGAGAACATGCGGAGAAACGGCTTAACTATTAA gGTTTAG
- the LOC116194480 gene encoding uncharacterized protein LOC116194480, protein MFKISEQEGTGAGGCGGSFFTNPTLISPRISFSHDFVDAIHPELRSYKEAPVSSDFEFSVKNNTMIPADEIFVKGMLVPSREDDKSRSRTSTTLRDELLVGDDDGDTSNQDAFSGWSGRWIDRWALKKGNHHLFGSKKGGKRSGSFDGMPLETVVEEKGPKSVNVEAPLITSKEQKRSSVERRDDASVSIG, encoded by the exons ATGTTCAAGATCAGTGAGCAAGAAGGGACTGGTGCTGGTGGTTGTGGTGGAAGTTTCTTCACTAACCCTACCCTCATCAGTCCTCGGATCTCATTCTCCCATGATTTCGTCGACGCGATCCACCCGGAGCTCAGGAGCTACAAGGAGGCCCCCGTGTCGTCGGACTTCGAATTCTCTGTCAAGAACAACACCATGATCCCTGCAGACGAGATCTTTGTCAAGGGCATGCTGGTGCCATCGAGAGAGGACGACAAGTCTCGGTCGAGGACGAGCACGACCTTGAGGGACGAGCTTCTCGTGGGAGACGATGATGGGGACACGTCCAATCAGGATGCCTTCTCAGGTTGGTCAGGCCGGTGGATCGATAGGTGGGCTTTGAAGAAGGGTAACCATCATCTGTTTGGATCAAAGAAAGGCGGGAAGAGAAGTGGCAGTTTTGATGGAATGCCGCTGGAGACAGTAGTTGAGGAGAAGGGTCCTAAATCTGTCAATGTTGAAGCGCCTCTCATCACTAGCAAGGAGCAAAAG AGATCCTCGGTCGAGCGCCGCGATGATGCCTCAGTCTCTATTGGGTGA
- the LOC116195543 gene encoding EKC/KEOPS complex subunit TPRKB: MKVFEISSGNTLSFALFTDVTNSKELLASMQAGTLEPEVALLNASLISDVFPVLAAAHKTLLSKSRGSLTTRTLHSELVYNYSGSKHITESLKRCGISDSSTYVLAARFNASPEEMEAIGKMINGTEIQLDELEAKADKAQIQKHYKVSGLELGISSLADAITCRIAARDAL; encoded by the exons ATGAAGGTTTTCGAAATCTCCAGCGGGAACACTCTGTCCTTTGCCCTCTTCACCGACGTCACCAATTCCAA GGAACTTTTAGCTTCTATGCAAGCTGGTACATTAGAACCAGAAGTCGCTCTTCTTAATGCCTCACTT ATCTCAGATGTTTTCCCTGTTCTAGCTGCTGCACATAAGACCCTCTTGTCAAAGTCACGGGGTTCACTCACGACCCGTACCCTCCACTCTGAGCTTGTTTACAATTACTCAGGATCCAAGCAT ATCACAGAATCCCTGAAGAGATGTGGCATCTCAGACAGCTCAACTTATGTACTTGCTGCCCGTTTTAATGCTTCACCAGAGGAG ATGGAAGCAATCGGGAAGATGATAAATGGAACCGAAATTCAATTGGACGAATTGGAAGCAAAAGCAGACAAAGCACAGATTCAGAAG CATTATAAGGTATCGGGCTTGGAACTAGGAATATCTTCCCTTGCAGATGCAATCACCTGCCGAATTGCAGCTAGGGATGCCCTGTGA
- the LOC116195542 gene encoding protein PLANT CADMIUM RESISTANCE 2-like: MHPDGTTPGQIPASGYPNSMMGQPMPPSAPMYVSPRGRSVRSGEWSTNLCHCCDDPANCMITCFCPCITFGQIAEIVDRGSSSSEHSGCAAKGTIYGLLAMTGFACLYSCFYRSKLRGQYDLDEAPCVDCLVHFCCEACALCQEYRELKSRGFDMGIGWEANMDRQKRGINTVAPAVGHGMTR, encoded by the exons atGCACCCCGACGGAACTACTCCGGGTCAGATTCCAGCTTCCGGGTACCCAAACTCTATGATGGGCCAACCCATGCCACCATCTGCCCCGATGTATGTTTCTCCCAGGGGCAGATCTGTTCGCTCCGGGGAATGGTCGACCAATCTTTGCCACTGCTGTGATGATCCTGCAAACT GTATGATCACTTGCTTTTGCCCTTGCATCACATTCGGGCAGATAGCTGAGATTGTGGACAGAGGCTCCTCAA GCAGCGAACACTCAGGGTGTGCTGCAAAGGGGACAATATATGGGTTGCTGGCGATGACGGGGTTTGCGTGCCTGTACTCGTGCTTTTACCGGTCCAAGCTGAGGGGGCAATACGACCTGGACGAGGCTCCCTGTGTCGATTGTCTCGTTCACTTCTGCTGCGAGGCATGTGCCCTGTGCCAGGAGTACCGTGAGCTCAAGAGCCGCGGCTTTGACATGGGCATCG GATGGGAAGCTAACATGGATCGGCAGAAGAGAGGGATCAACACGGTGGCTCCTGCAGTGGGACATGGCATGACCAGATAA
- the LOC116197183 gene encoding autophagy-related protein 2 (The sequence of the model RefSeq protein was modified relative to this genomic sequence to represent the inferred CDS: added 107 bases not found in genome assembly): MFPWSIAKSAEAMFSRWAVKRVCKFLLKKKLGQFILGDIDLDQLDVQLTEGTIQLTDLALNVDFLNDKLSEAASLYIKEGSIGSLLVRMPWKGKGCQVELDEFEVVLAPCVQSSSSNRDKTGNFSAAANQSINQGHGEHEKEMFENVSTSPGDLHEGVKIIAKMVKWLLTSFNVKIKKLIVAFDPDSQTSTNGFLNHKTLVLRITEIECGTCGSENGNLGGAEGGDSFLGISRLTSYVTFQGAVLELIQVDDVSRQTALNMTGADSFEAPLNLFPASAGSRIMTGNRGGFSGNLKLSIPWKNGSLDIRKVDAEVSIDPIELRFQPSTIKWLLCLWETLKNLGKDEKSHLHMKSSDNVPSTSSSHRSSPTSVSPEDSGDDIVLMHGGLPAEPSSLMGQESAYDMKLPCVISDWVPATVNKDEPDFGASVDQFFECFDVMRNSQSAIGASGMWNWTCSVFSAITAASSLASGSLHISSEQQHVETNLNTAVAGISLIFSFHDEDELHTSGLHCYQEKIDSYLHYIVLDSSDIHLALQVCPRELKFEGTVKCIELEHCISLRENGSDFVHQHGFHESSGQTAAIKQLQDEVQRALPQRATFFGIPDHRPTSTSSQKGPIRNKVDIIRIALLKTSGGLNCQFTVKSGLQNDMSDGAISFSVKLPPFVFWVDFSLMIKLFTFMEKVQGFAESSDAGVRSLCKVKQPSHENAKRVPARPQRGNSETRFMALSSEERLRGTISVPHGRVLLCFPFHAEDDLLGYSTCNEFIALDFCSPLSTSKDKSCPFPDADVEKRFSVRSTRSLYLNFGNLDVYLVRTVSEYGDVEISSSHMLGKKFFPRTSSLQQVILQFI; encoded by the exons ATGTTCCCGTGGAGCATAGCGAAATCGGCCGAGGCCATGTTCTCGCGGTGGGCCGTGAAGAGGGTCTGCAAGTTCTTGCTGAAGAAGAAACTGGGGCAGTTCATCCTTGGGGATATTGATTTGGACCAGCTCGATGTGCAGCTCACTGAGGGCACAATTCAGCTCACTGATCTCGCCCTCAATGTCGATTTCCTTAACGATAAG CTTAGCGAGGCAGCTTCTTTGTATATAAAAGAAGGATCTATTGGCTCGCTGTTAGTTAGAATGCCCTGGAAAGGTAAAGGCTGTCAGGTGGAGCTGGACGAATTTGAAGTCGTTCTTGCCCCTTGTGTACAATCCTCTTCTTCTAATAGAGATAAAACAGGGAATTTCTCCGCAGCTGCTAATCAGAGTATCAACCAAGGCCACGGGGAGCATGAGAAAGAGATGTTTGAGAATGTATCTACATCTCCTGGAGACCTACATGAAGGAGTGAAGATAATTGCGAAGATGGTGAAGTGGCTGCTGACGAGTTTCAATGTGAAGATTAAGAAATTGATTGTTGCATTTGATCCAGATTCACAGACAAGCACAAATGGATTTTTGAATCACAAGACTCTGGTTCTTCGGATCACAGAAATAGAATGTGGAACTTGTGGTTCTGAAAATGGTAATTTAGGAGGTGCTGAAGGAGGTGATAGCTTTCTTGGAATAAGTAGATTGACAAGCTATGTAACGTTTCAGGGAGCAGTTCTTGAGCTAATTCAAGTGGATGATGTTTCTAGGCAAACGGCTCTCAATATGACAGGAGCTGATTCTTTTGAAGCACCTTTAAATCTCTTTCCTGCTTCTGCTGGGAGCCGCATAATGACTGGAAATAGAGGTGGATTTTCAGGGAATCTTAAATTAAGTATTCCTTGGAAAAATGGTTCTTTGGACATTAGAAAGGTGGATGCAGAGGTTTCTATTGATCCCATAGAGTTGAGATTCCAACCCAGCACGATTAAATGGCTCTTATGTTTATGGGAAACTCTGAAGAATCTTGGTAAGGATGAAAAGTCCCATTTGCATATGAAGTCAAGTGACAATGTTCCATCTACTTCGAGCTCGCATCGCTCTTCACCAACATCAGTGTCTCCTGAAGATTCTGGGGATGACATAGTATTAATGCATGGTGGCTTGCCTGCTGAGCCTTCTTCATTGATGGGCCAAGAATCAGCTTATGACATGAAGTTACCTTGTGTTATATCAGACTGGGTGCCAGCTACTGTGAATAAGGATGAACCAGACTTTGGGGCAAG CGTGGACCAATTTTTCGAATGTTTTGACGTGATGAGGAATTCTCAGTCAGCTATAGGTGCTAGTGGGATGTGGAACTGGACATGTTCTGTTTTTAGTGCTATAACTGCTGCATCCAGCCTAGCTTCTGGATCATTACATATCTCTTCTG AACAACAGCATGTTGAGACCAACCTTAATACTGCCGTTGCGGGGATATCtttgatcttctccttccacGATGAAGACGAGCTGCATACCTCTGGTTTGCATTGTTACCAGGAGAAAATTGACTCCTATCTTCATTATATTGTTCTAGACAGCTCGGATATCCATCTTGCGTTGCAG GTATGCCCTCGAGAGTTGAAGTTTGAGGGAACAGTAAAGTGCATTGAATTAGAGCACTGCATAAGCCTTAGAGAAAATGGCTCGGACTTTGTTCATCAGCATGGCTTTCACGAATCTTCAGGTCAAACTGCTGCTATCAAGCAATTGCAAGATGAAGTTCAAAGGGCTCTTCCTCAGCGTGCCACATTTTTTGGGATCCCTGACCATAGACCCACTTCTACGTCTTCCCAAAAAGGTCCTATCAGAAATAAGGTTGATATAATCAGAATTGCGTTGCTGAAAACGTCAGGTGGCCTCAATTGCCAATTTACTGTAAAATCTGGCTTGCAGAATGATATGTCAGATGGAGCAATCTCATTCTCAGTGAAACTTCCACCATTTGTTTTCTGGGTTGACTTCAGTTTGATGATCAAATTGTTCACTTTCATGGAGAAAGTTCAGGGTTTTGCTGAATCAAGTGATGCAGGGGTTAGAAGTTTATGCAAAGTGAAGCAACCATCACATGAGAATGCTAAAAGAGTTCCTGCTCGCCCCCAAAGAGGCAATTCTGAAACTCGTTTTATGGCCTTATCTTCCGAGGAAAGACTACGAGGTACTATATCTGTCCCCCATGGAAGGGTATTATTATGTTTCCCTTTTCATGCCGAGGATGATCTCTTGGGCTACTCAACCTGCAATGAATTTATCGCTCTCGATTTCTGTTCCCCTTTGAGCACGAGCAAGGACAAGAGTTGCCCCTTTCCAGATGCCGATGTGGAGAAGAGATTTTCTGTCAGAAGTACAAGGTCTTTATATCTGAACTTTGGAAACCTTGACGTATATTTAGTCAGAA